A window of Onychostoma macrolepis isolate SWU-2019 chromosome 01, ASM1243209v1, whole genome shotgun sequence contains these coding sequences:
- the ppp1r9alb gene encoding neurabin-1 isoform X2 codes for MIKSENKSERALRSASPHRNAYKSDFHSIKCSFDGSASISSTSPFSNGGSDSRGRPSGNKVNKIKNIFLQMDGKQSQDGPNISKPTSPKFPLDSTPYRSSLSSVTSLDSASFEARKTEDVSIDKAALAEKFSMTRKLFESGLKEQSPTERSGSPKVIWPQQAERQDRKASFTGERNDKPKELEKQGKEREDKEKGRSESETPPHKLSMSMNAGPISRRLESFMLDSDSESLSAAPSTESHSPISHSQSPSAASDHSDPPSSPDSCSSPTSYSLWADSPAETCLPKLNGSDSHSTPLNGVCTEKTLHNTSSTAEEHIKSSGDTEPTLVYTSEKIHHLSARSTSSQASVAEDPALQEQQDEGKNTEKVPGLSTVRAELVVVKTESSESEGNEEEHIEDDVFEEAGKENQSPNRNSEGVLTSGEALQLTFLGKESKQSIREHEEEWRACEESVQTGREEDHRGEGKFLEENIMDKEDEEEEEKKDNEEVELKTDQTEEEAVLETVMRESEQRANNVEDKEQQDEQREGEDEEEDERVEKAVEALEEDDDEREMEDVLTGKERQQQDDQGSVGKRSLICGIENAAFVDDKDNRTDLDECQVKEEFQESEELPGLSDEEDLTPKRKITFSTAPIKVYFTFSNEDYDRRNDDVDPVSASAEYELEKRVEKMDVLPIDIQKGNDGLGISIIGMGVGADQGLEKLGIFVKTITEGGAAHRDGRVRVNDQIVEVDGISLVGVTQLFAATTLKNTKGLVKFLIGREKPGVESEVARLISETLQHETSPENQEPNDEDHHEPQNHLLQDEKQISQFHDQYHDQQEIEPLAEKSVVQQDKQKETEKKQGAEDASDDLAQKVFSQLRSQGVDLPEDIDPTELKQKFKELQIKHSVTVTELNQLREKLQMSEAERKSWETRGAALERSVEESKERIEKLEKYWLDAQALCKAINQRFNEAQSQHDSLKLKYNNSMMLLQEHEQRKAEYARKEAELMRKLEQREREYKSTVRQLQHKIACLEGRTGSDQPEESCSPAGESQPSSPTSGSSERNGLSTDDLHSDADWGDVPQTARLDCSVYRAKAKLAQGSQRKRPSRSKLRESAKGSQAPSQSQESVCVQDNKQERTNSERRRSYLESLAIPVPSIQFGHDQTLEPRSEGRGDVFMQSQTPQGSSSTQASLSPPKDSSTPQSPSSSQSSSSMFLNLRNRRSKGKERSKSRASRDEESDCSPTRKTKRRFPDFSGIRRSGGKGKKRDSITLRGSVGSRGSGELLDESSGNVSPSGSISSIPSCMPFSWFGDREKEKEREREKERSASSGSLPRTPSEAYIEDRANKSLSVTDDSIAGSPRSVLAGLLKEPRLLGRSHTHTFSSCETLDDGPLPAVKQYLWQNRPLSEWTNQQVCHWLMGMNMEQYIAEFTAKGVDGQHLLCMDSSKLKELGVSSQRDRSTIKRRLKDMKKAQEKFEKQQVKKEKERGREKETKSKCSQPTNLESAC; via the exons ATGAttaaaagtgaaaacaaaagtgAACGGGCACTGAGAAGTGCATCTCCACACAGGAATGCTTATAAATCAGACTTCCATTCCATCAAATGCTCATTTGATGGGAGCGCATCAATCAGCTCAACCTCACCCTTCTCCAACGGAGGCAGTGACTCCCGAGGCAGACCGTCGGGCAACAaagtgaacaaaataaaaaatatattcttgCAAATGGATGGAAAACAGAGTCAAGACGGTCCCAATATCAGCAAACCCACGTCACCCAAATTTCCACTGGATTCCACCCCTTACAGGTCCAGTCTGAGTAGTGTTACCAGTCTAGATTCAGCCTCCTTTGAGGCACGGAAAACGGAGGATGTTTCCATTGACAAGGCAGCACTGGCTGAGAAGTTCTCAATGACCAGGAAGCTGTTTGAGAGTGGCCTTAAAGAGCAGTCTCCAACAGAGAGATCTGGTTCTCCAAAAGTTATCTGGCCTCAGCAAGCGGAGAGACAAGACAGGAAAGCGTCATTTACTGGAGAGAGAAATGACAAACCTAAAGAGCTAGAGAAACAGGGAAAAGAAAGGGAAGACAAGGAAAAGGGAAGAAGTGAAAGTGAGACACCACCACATAAGCTGAGCATGTCAATGAATGCCGGGCCAATATCCAGACGTCTGGAGAGTTTTATGTTGGACAGTGATAGTGAATCCCTGTCAGCTGCTCCTTCCACAGAATCCCATAGTCCCATTAGTCATTCCCAGTCACCCTCCGCTGCTAGCGACCATTCGGATCCCCCTTCATCACCAGACAGCTGTAGTTCCCCTACTTCTTATTCACTATGGGCTGATTCTCCTGCTGAAACATGTTTGCCCAAGTTAAATGGTTCAGATTCTCACAGTACCCCTTTGAATGGAGTCTGTACGGAGAAGACATTACATAACACTAGTTCCACAGCTGAAGAACATATTAAGTCCTCAGGAGATACAGAACCCACTCTTGTGTATACAAGCGAAAAGATCCACCACTTGTCTGCAAGGAGTACCAGTAGTCAAGCATCTGTAGCTGAGGATCCTGCACTTCAAGAGCAGCAAGATGAAGGCAAGAACACGGAGAAGGTTCCTGGTTTGTCCACGGTCAGAGCTGAGCTGGTGGTGGTGAAGACCGAATCATCTGAAAGCGAGGGCAATGAGGAGGAACATATTGAGGATGATGTTTTTGAAGAGGCTGGAAAGGAGAACCAATCCCCAAATCGCAATTCTGAGGGGGTGTTGACCAGCGGCGAGGCGCTCCAATTAACATTCCTTGGGAAGGAATCAAAACAGAGCATTAGGGAACATGAGGAGGAATGGAGGGCGTGTGAGGAATCTGTACAGACTGGAAGAGAGGAAGACCATAGAGGGGAGGGAAAGTTTCTTGAGGAGAACATAATGGATAAGGAagacgaggaggaggaggagaaaaaaGACAACGAGGAAGTAGAACTAAAGACAGACCAAACTGAAGAGGAGGCAGTACTGGAGACTGTTATGAGGGAGAGTGAGCAGAGAGCTAACAATGTTGAAGACAAGGAACAGCAGGATGAACAGAGAGAAGGAGAGGACGAGGAAGAGGATGAGAGAGTAGAGAAAGCTGTTGAAGCTTTAGAGGAGGACGATGATGAACGAGAGATGGAAGATGTCTTAACAGGAAAAGAGAGGCAACAGCAAGATGATCAGGGATCAGTGGGGAAGAGATCTTTAATTTGTGGAATTGAGAATGCTGCCTTCGTGGATGACAAGGACAACAGAACCGATTTGGATGAATGTCAAGTGAAGGAGGAATTCCAGGAATCTGAGGAACTTCCAGGACTCTCTGATGAGGAAGACctcactccaaagagaaagatCACGTTCTCTACAGCACCAATCAAG GTGTACTTTACCTTCTCTAATGAGGATTATGATCGCAGAAATGATGATGTGGACCCAGTGTCTGCATCTGCTGAGTACGAGCTGGAAAAGAGGGTGGAAAAGATGGATGTTTTACCTATAGATATTCAGAAAg GAAATGATGGCCTGGGAATCAGTATAATTGGTATGGGAGTTGGGGCAGATCAAGGACTGGAGAAGCTGGGAATTTTTGTGAAGACCATCACCGAAGGAGGTGCAGCTCACCGGGATGGACG AGTTCGGGTAAATGATCAGATTGTGGAGGTAGATGGAATCAGTCTAGTTGGTGTCACTCAACTCTTTGCTGCTACCACATTGAAGAACACCAAAGGTCTGGTCAA GTTTCTCATTGGCCGGGAGAAACCAGGAGTGGAGAGCGAAGTGGCCCGTCTGATCAGTGAGACTCTACAACACGAGACAAGCCCTGAAAACCAGGAGCCAAATGATGAAGATCACCATGAACCCCAAAACCATCTGCTGCAGGATGAAAAACAGATTTCTCAATTCCATGACCAATATCATGATCAACAGGAAATTGAACCACTGGCTGAAAAGAGTGTTGTGCAACAG GATAAACAGAAAGAGACCGAAAAGAAGCAGGGGGCGGAGGATGCATCAGATGACTTGGCACAAAAAGTGTTTTCACAACTGAGGAGCCAAGGCGTTGATCTACCTGAAGATATCGATCCTACTGAGCTAAAACAAAAATTCAAAGAG CTGCAGATAAAACATAGTGTCACAGTAACAGAACTCAATCAGTTGAGAGAGAAG CTGCAAATGAGCGAAGCCGAACGTAAGTCTTGGGAGACTCGAGGTGCAGCTCTTGAAAGGAGTGTGGAAGAGAGCAAGGAGCGCATTGAAAAGTTGGAAAAATACTGGCTTGATGCTCAGGCCCTCTGCAAAGCCATCAACCAGCGTTTTAATGAAGCCCAGAGTCAACATGATTCTCTGAAGCTCAAATACAATAACAGCATGATGCTTCTACAGGAGCATGAACAGAG AAAAGCTGAATATGCAAGGAAAGAGGCGGAGCTGATGAGAAAACTGGAGCAAAGGGAGAGAGAGTACAAGAGCACTGTGAGGCAATTACAACATAAG ATAGCTTGTCTGGAGGGCCGTACTGGATCAGACCAGCCAGAAGAGTCTTGCAGCCCTGCAGGAGAGAGTCAACCTAGCAGTCCAACCTCTGGTTCCTCTGAAAGAAATGGGCTATCTACAGATGACCTTCACTCTG ATGCAGACTGGGGAGATGTTCCTCAGACAGCTCGCCTGGACTGCAGTGTATACAGAGCCAAAGCCAAGCTGGCACAGGGATCTCAGCGCAAGCGGCCCTCCCGAAGTAAACTCAGAGAGTCAGCGAAAGGCTCACAGGCACCAAGCCAATCACAG GAATCTGTGTGCGTACAAGACAACAAACAGGAAAGAACAAACAGTGAAAGAAGGCGGTCTTACCTCGAGAGCCTAGCCATACCTGTTCCATCTATTCAGTTTGGTCATGACCAAACACTTGAACCAAGAAGTGAAGGCAGAGGTGATGTATTTATGCAGAGTCAAACACCCCAAGGAAGCAGCAGTACACAAGCCAGCTTGTCTCCACCTAAAGACTCATCCACTCCCCAGTCCCCATCCTCCTCACAGTCCTCCTCTAGTATGTTCCTCAACCTGAGAAACAGGAGGAGCAAAGGCAAGGAGCGCAGCAAGAGCAGAGCGAGCAGAG atgaAGAGAGTGATTGTTCACCAACACGAAAGACCAAAAGACGATTCCCAGATTTCAG TGGTATCCGCAGATCCGGAGGCAAAGGCAAAAAACGGGACAGCATCACACTGAGAGGATCTGTAGGGAGCAG GGGATCGGGAGAGTTACTGGATGAGTCCAGCGGCAATGTTTCCCCCTCTGGCTCCATCTCTTCCATCCCTTCCTGCATGCCATTTTCCTGGTTTGGGGACAGAGAgaaggaaaaagagagagagagagaaaaagagcgtTCGGCGTCCAGTGGCAGTCTGCCTCGTACTCCTTCAGAGGCATACATAGAGGATCGTGCAAACAAA AGCTTGTCTGTTACGGATGATTCGATCGCAGGTAGTCCTCGCTCTGTGTTGGCGGGGTTACTCAAAGAGCCCCGTCTCCTTGGGCGCTCGCACACACATACCTTCTCCTCCTGCGAG
- the ppp1r9alb gene encoding neurabin-1 isoform X1: MIKSENKSERALRSASPHRNAYKSDFHSIKCSFDGSASISSTSPFSNGGSDSRGRPSGNKVNKIKNIFLQMDGKQSQDGPNISKPTSPKFPLDSTPYRSSLSSVTSLDSASFEARKTEDVSIDKAALAEKFSMTRKLFESGLKEQSPTERSGSPKVIWPQQAERQDRKASFTGERNDKPKELEKQGKEREDKEKGRSESETPPHKLSMSMNAGPISRRLESFMLDSDSESLSAAPSTESHSPISHSQSPSAASDHSDPPSSPDSCSSPTSYSLWADSPAETCLPKLNGSDSHSTPLNGVCTEKTLHNTSSTAEEHIKSSGDTEPTLVYTSEKIHHLSARSTSSQASVAEDPALQEQQDEGKNTEKVPGLSTVRAELVVVKTESSESEGNEEEHIEDDVFEEAGKENQSPNRNSEGVLTSGEALQLTFLGKESKQSIREHEEEWRACEESVQTGREEDHRGEGKFLEENIMDKEDEEEEEKKDNEEVELKTDQTEEEAVLETVMRESEQRANNVEDKEQQDEQREGEDEEEDERVEKAVEALEEDDDEREMEDVLTGKERQQQDDQGSVGKRSLICGIENAAFVDDKDNRTDLDECQVKEEFQESEELPGLSDEEDLTPKRKITFSTAPIKVYFTFSNEDYDRRNDDVDPVSASAEYELEKRVEKMDVLPIDIQKGNDGLGISIIGMGVGADQGLEKLGIFVKTITEGGAAHRDGRVRVNDQIVEVDGISLVGVTQLFAATTLKNTKGLVKFLIGREKPGVESEVARLISETLQHETSPENQEPNDEDHHEPQNHLLQDEKQISQFHDQYHDQQEIEPLAEKSVVQQDKQKETEKKQGAEDASDDLAQKVFSQLRSQGVDLPEDIDPTELKQKFKELQIKHSVTVTELNQLREKLQMSEAERKSWETRGAALERSVEESKERIEKLEKYWLDAQALCKAINQRFNEAQSQHDSLKLKYNNSMMLLQEHEQRKAEYARKEAELMRKLEQREREYKSTVRQLQHKIACLEGRTGSDQPEESCSPAGESQPSSPTSGSSERNGLSTDDLHSDADWGDVPQTARLDCSVYRAKAKLAQGSQRKRPSRSKLRESAKGSQAPSQSQESVCVQDNKQERTNSERRRSYLESLAIPVPSIQFGHDQTLEPRSEGRGDVFMQSQTPQGSSSTQASLSPPKDSSTPQSPSSSQSSSSMFLNLRNRRSKGKERSKSRASRDEESDCSPTRKTKRRFPDFSGIRRSGGKGKKRDSITLRGSVGSRGSGELLDESSGNVSPSGSISSIPSCMPFSWFGDREKEKEREREKERSASSGSLPRTPSEAYIEDRANKTNLSWPSLLSHSLDLSLSVTDDSIAGSPRSVLAGLLKEPRLLGRSHTHTFSSCETLDDGPLPAVKQYLWQNRPLSEWTNQQVCHWLMGMNMEQYIAEFTAKGVDGQHLLCMDSSKLKELGVSSQRDRSTIKRRLKDMKKAQEKFEKQQVKKEKERGREKETKSKCSQPTNLESAC, encoded by the exons ATGAttaaaagtgaaaacaaaagtgAACGGGCACTGAGAAGTGCATCTCCACACAGGAATGCTTATAAATCAGACTTCCATTCCATCAAATGCTCATTTGATGGGAGCGCATCAATCAGCTCAACCTCACCCTTCTCCAACGGAGGCAGTGACTCCCGAGGCAGACCGTCGGGCAACAaagtgaacaaaataaaaaatatattcttgCAAATGGATGGAAAACAGAGTCAAGACGGTCCCAATATCAGCAAACCCACGTCACCCAAATTTCCACTGGATTCCACCCCTTACAGGTCCAGTCTGAGTAGTGTTACCAGTCTAGATTCAGCCTCCTTTGAGGCACGGAAAACGGAGGATGTTTCCATTGACAAGGCAGCACTGGCTGAGAAGTTCTCAATGACCAGGAAGCTGTTTGAGAGTGGCCTTAAAGAGCAGTCTCCAACAGAGAGATCTGGTTCTCCAAAAGTTATCTGGCCTCAGCAAGCGGAGAGACAAGACAGGAAAGCGTCATTTACTGGAGAGAGAAATGACAAACCTAAAGAGCTAGAGAAACAGGGAAAAGAAAGGGAAGACAAGGAAAAGGGAAGAAGTGAAAGTGAGACACCACCACATAAGCTGAGCATGTCAATGAATGCCGGGCCAATATCCAGACGTCTGGAGAGTTTTATGTTGGACAGTGATAGTGAATCCCTGTCAGCTGCTCCTTCCACAGAATCCCATAGTCCCATTAGTCATTCCCAGTCACCCTCCGCTGCTAGCGACCATTCGGATCCCCCTTCATCACCAGACAGCTGTAGTTCCCCTACTTCTTATTCACTATGGGCTGATTCTCCTGCTGAAACATGTTTGCCCAAGTTAAATGGTTCAGATTCTCACAGTACCCCTTTGAATGGAGTCTGTACGGAGAAGACATTACATAACACTAGTTCCACAGCTGAAGAACATATTAAGTCCTCAGGAGATACAGAACCCACTCTTGTGTATACAAGCGAAAAGATCCACCACTTGTCTGCAAGGAGTACCAGTAGTCAAGCATCTGTAGCTGAGGATCCTGCACTTCAAGAGCAGCAAGATGAAGGCAAGAACACGGAGAAGGTTCCTGGTTTGTCCACGGTCAGAGCTGAGCTGGTGGTGGTGAAGACCGAATCATCTGAAAGCGAGGGCAATGAGGAGGAACATATTGAGGATGATGTTTTTGAAGAGGCTGGAAAGGAGAACCAATCCCCAAATCGCAATTCTGAGGGGGTGTTGACCAGCGGCGAGGCGCTCCAATTAACATTCCTTGGGAAGGAATCAAAACAGAGCATTAGGGAACATGAGGAGGAATGGAGGGCGTGTGAGGAATCTGTACAGACTGGAAGAGAGGAAGACCATAGAGGGGAGGGAAAGTTTCTTGAGGAGAACATAATGGATAAGGAagacgaggaggaggaggagaaaaaaGACAACGAGGAAGTAGAACTAAAGACAGACCAAACTGAAGAGGAGGCAGTACTGGAGACTGTTATGAGGGAGAGTGAGCAGAGAGCTAACAATGTTGAAGACAAGGAACAGCAGGATGAACAGAGAGAAGGAGAGGACGAGGAAGAGGATGAGAGAGTAGAGAAAGCTGTTGAAGCTTTAGAGGAGGACGATGATGAACGAGAGATGGAAGATGTCTTAACAGGAAAAGAGAGGCAACAGCAAGATGATCAGGGATCAGTGGGGAAGAGATCTTTAATTTGTGGAATTGAGAATGCTGCCTTCGTGGATGACAAGGACAACAGAACCGATTTGGATGAATGTCAAGTGAAGGAGGAATTCCAGGAATCTGAGGAACTTCCAGGACTCTCTGATGAGGAAGACctcactccaaagagaaagatCACGTTCTCTACAGCACCAATCAAG GTGTACTTTACCTTCTCTAATGAGGATTATGATCGCAGAAATGATGATGTGGACCCAGTGTCTGCATCTGCTGAGTACGAGCTGGAAAAGAGGGTGGAAAAGATGGATGTTTTACCTATAGATATTCAGAAAg GAAATGATGGCCTGGGAATCAGTATAATTGGTATGGGAGTTGGGGCAGATCAAGGACTGGAGAAGCTGGGAATTTTTGTGAAGACCATCACCGAAGGAGGTGCAGCTCACCGGGATGGACG AGTTCGGGTAAATGATCAGATTGTGGAGGTAGATGGAATCAGTCTAGTTGGTGTCACTCAACTCTTTGCTGCTACCACATTGAAGAACACCAAAGGTCTGGTCAA GTTTCTCATTGGCCGGGAGAAACCAGGAGTGGAGAGCGAAGTGGCCCGTCTGATCAGTGAGACTCTACAACACGAGACAAGCCCTGAAAACCAGGAGCCAAATGATGAAGATCACCATGAACCCCAAAACCATCTGCTGCAGGATGAAAAACAGATTTCTCAATTCCATGACCAATATCATGATCAACAGGAAATTGAACCACTGGCTGAAAAGAGTGTTGTGCAACAG GATAAACAGAAAGAGACCGAAAAGAAGCAGGGGGCGGAGGATGCATCAGATGACTTGGCACAAAAAGTGTTTTCACAACTGAGGAGCCAAGGCGTTGATCTACCTGAAGATATCGATCCTACTGAGCTAAAACAAAAATTCAAAGAG CTGCAGATAAAACATAGTGTCACAGTAACAGAACTCAATCAGTTGAGAGAGAAG CTGCAAATGAGCGAAGCCGAACGTAAGTCTTGGGAGACTCGAGGTGCAGCTCTTGAAAGGAGTGTGGAAGAGAGCAAGGAGCGCATTGAAAAGTTGGAAAAATACTGGCTTGATGCTCAGGCCCTCTGCAAAGCCATCAACCAGCGTTTTAATGAAGCCCAGAGTCAACATGATTCTCTGAAGCTCAAATACAATAACAGCATGATGCTTCTACAGGAGCATGAACAGAG AAAAGCTGAATATGCAAGGAAAGAGGCGGAGCTGATGAGAAAACTGGAGCAAAGGGAGAGAGAGTACAAGAGCACTGTGAGGCAATTACAACATAAG ATAGCTTGTCTGGAGGGCCGTACTGGATCAGACCAGCCAGAAGAGTCTTGCAGCCCTGCAGGAGAGAGTCAACCTAGCAGTCCAACCTCTGGTTCCTCTGAAAGAAATGGGCTATCTACAGATGACCTTCACTCTG ATGCAGACTGGGGAGATGTTCCTCAGACAGCTCGCCTGGACTGCAGTGTATACAGAGCCAAAGCCAAGCTGGCACAGGGATCTCAGCGCAAGCGGCCCTCCCGAAGTAAACTCAGAGAGTCAGCGAAAGGCTCACAGGCACCAAGCCAATCACAG GAATCTGTGTGCGTACAAGACAACAAACAGGAAAGAACAAACAGTGAAAGAAGGCGGTCTTACCTCGAGAGCCTAGCCATACCTGTTCCATCTATTCAGTTTGGTCATGACCAAACACTTGAACCAAGAAGTGAAGGCAGAGGTGATGTATTTATGCAGAGTCAAACACCCCAAGGAAGCAGCAGTACACAAGCCAGCTTGTCTCCACCTAAAGACTCATCCACTCCCCAGTCCCCATCCTCCTCACAGTCCTCCTCTAGTATGTTCCTCAACCTGAGAAACAGGAGGAGCAAAGGCAAGGAGCGCAGCAAGAGCAGAGCGAGCAGAG atgaAGAGAGTGATTGTTCACCAACACGAAAGACCAAAAGACGATTCCCAGATTTCAG TGGTATCCGCAGATCCGGAGGCAAAGGCAAAAAACGGGACAGCATCACACTGAGAGGATCTGTAGGGAGCAG GGGATCGGGAGAGTTACTGGATGAGTCCAGCGGCAATGTTTCCCCCTCTGGCTCCATCTCTTCCATCCCTTCCTGCATGCCATTTTCCTGGTTTGGGGACAGAGAgaaggaaaaagagagagagagagaaaaagagcgtTCGGCGTCCAGTGGCAGTCTGCCTCGTACTCCTTCAGAGGCATACATAGAGGATCGTGCAAACAAA ACCAATCTCTCCTGGCCATCTCTCCTCTCTCACTCCTTAGATTTG AGCTTGTCTGTTACGGATGATTCGATCGCAGGTAGTCCTCGCTCTGTGTTGGCGGGGTTACTCAAAGAGCCCCGTCTCCTTGGGCGCTCGCACACACATACCTTCTCCTCCTGCGAG